One region of Eulemur rufifrons isolate Redbay chromosome 1, OSU_ERuf_1, whole genome shotgun sequence genomic DNA includes:
- the CDK5R2 gene encoding cyclin-dependent kinase 5 activator 2 produces the protein MGTVLSLSPASSAKGRRPGSLPEEKKKAPPAGDEALGGYGAPPVGKGGKGESRLKRPSVLISALTWKRLVAASAKKKKGSKKVTPKPASTGPDPLVQQRNRENLLRKGRDPPDGGAAKPLAVPVPTVPAAAATCEPPSGASAAAQPPGSGGGKPPPPPPPAPQAAPPVPGGSPRRVIVQASTGELLRCLGDFVCRRCYRLKELSPGELVGWFRGVDRSLLLQGWQDQAFITPANLVFVYLLCRESLRGDELASAAELQAAFLTCLYLAYSYMGNEISYPLKPFLVEPDKERFWQRCLRLIQRLSPQMLRLNADPHFFTQVFQDLKNEGEATAGAGGPPSGGAPAASSAARDSCAAGAKHWTMNLDR, from the coding sequence ATGGGCACGGTGCTGTCTCTTTCCCCTGCCTCCTCGGCCAAAGGCCGGAGGCCCGGCAGTCTGCCCGAGGAGAAAAAGAAGGCGCCGCCCGCGGGGGACGAGGCGCTGGGGGGCTACGGGGCGCCGCCAGTGGGCAAGGGCGGCAAAGGCGAGAGCCGGCTCAAGCGGCCGTCCGTGCTCATCTCGGCGCTCACCTGGAAGCGCCTGGTGGCCGCGTCCGCCAAGAAGAAGAAAGGCAGCAAGAAGGTGACACCCAAGCCGGCATCCACGGGCCCCGACCCCCTCGTCCAGCAACGCAACCGCGAGAACCTTCTCCGCAAGGGCCGGGATCCCCCGGACGGCGGCGCCGCCAAGCCCCTGGCCGTGCCAGTGCCCACCGTGCCCGCGGCCGCCGCCACCTGCGAGCCACCGTCGGGGGCCAGCGCGGCCGCCCAGCCGCCGGGCTCGGGCGGGGGAAagcctccgccgccgcctcccccagccccgcagGCGGCGCCGCCAGTGCCTGGCGGCTCGCCGCGACGGGTCATAGTGCAGGCGTCCACCGGCGAGCTGCTGCGCTGTCTGGGCGACTTCGTGTGCCGACGCTGCTACCGCCTCAAGGAGCTGAGCCCCGGCGAGCTGGTGGGCTGGTTCCGCGGCGTGGACCGCTCGCTGCTGCTGCAGGGCTGGCAAGACCAGGCCTTCATTACGCCCGCCAACCTGGTGTTCGTGTACCTGCTGTGTCGCGAGTCGCTGCGTGGGGACGAGCTAGCGTCGGCCGCCGAGCTGCAGGCCGCCTTCCTCACCTGCCTCTACCTCGCCTACTCCTACATGGGCAACGAGATCTCCTACCCACTCAAGCCCTTCCTCGTGGAGCCCGACAAGGAGCGCTTCTGGCAGCGCTGCCTGCGCCTCATCCAGCGGCTCAGCCCGCAGATGCTGCGGCTCAACGCCGACCCCCATTTCTTCACGCAAGTCTTTCAAGACCTCAAGAATGAGGGCGAGGCCACCGCCGGCGCCGGGGGTCCACCGAGCGGGGGCGCACCCGCCGCCTCCTCGGCCGCCAGGGACAGCTGTGCGGCCGGAGCCAAGCACTGGACTATGAACCTGGACCGCTAG